From the Papaver somniferum cultivar HN1 chromosome 2, ASM357369v1, whole genome shotgun sequence genome, the window GTTTAAACTCATCATAAGGCGAAATCAAAGGTCATTCATCACCATGAATAAAGTTGCAGACAAGGAACAAATCATGGCAGAATCATCATCAAAAAACAAAATGGGAAcaaacccaagttctcatacaacATGAACGAGTAAAAGAGAATTAAGATTCTCACATGCAAGTACAACAACAACTTCCAACAAATCAAAGAAGGGAAGACAAAATTAAGCATGGAGAAATGCGAAAAGCAACCGCAAAGATCAAAGTATCACTTACGTGTATATGATGATCAAGTATTGAACcaaaaagctttggcaaatcGAAGGAAAGATCAGCAGTTGATGGTGGAAGAAAATCTCTGTGAAAGAgacagagagcgacagttcgagaggaagaaaatgagttaatgaaaattcctcctctttattctcttcttataggcggctgaagaatccaaaaatttggacgtcccgaaattcaaggggaagttattacaTGAAAGGGCAtgtggggaccacccaatcggtacgtgcaaaaatggcggcgttacgggagttttcttccaatcctaccaaacgataaaatatgaaagaaaaggggaaaactgtgaataccaatattttgcggagcacgtgtcgcgatctcagtggtcgcatacaagataactgtatagcgagggctatacagaggaatccaagtgacagaggataccttcgtggatctactttatctcgtctcaagaaaggatgcctcgacggctAGGGTGAAAGAAGTAAAATCCTAGTCTAtggggaggcagctggcgaagggacaaacgtagatgacatatctaattagcattaaatgcacaaatctcttatctacacgcataatcaaagcacgtggagagagatgatgtggcggaaccagattggcagaggctggcggtgaacgaaggtacaatatgtactaaggttgggaagttcccgaaggaacatgggtcagctgaggtggcagagttcgactggagaaagcacgcggcgaacaaaggtaccatctgtacgaaaggtatatcaggaaacgatggacccagaggcagcaaagatatacctggagcagaaggggctataaataccaagcctcaccaacaaactaagggcattcaattccTAAGAGaataagatctagtcttaagcttatacctctttaatgtttataacttaagtaatgacttcaactcgagttctctctattactttgggaagcatttaagatcttttgtaaccactacaacttaatacaaacaaatcattcATTACCCgcggacgtagacgaaagtcgaaccacgtaatatcttgtgtctcatgataacttagtagcatttactttacattagtgttctttgttattattgtgatcttcaatatcttttattacttagcatcatcagttcaactgaggcatcgatactacttagtatctgattctccGAACTGTATACATTATGTAGACTAcaggaaaacgagtagtcacacttGGCTTTGAAAATAGTTCACAACATCCAAAATCAAACGCCATTCTACCTTTGAAGAAGACATAATTTCGGTGATCAGGTGTTTAGAATTTTTATAGTTTCACATTAAATCATGGACGAAATTAGGTTTTCATGGTTACCAACTGTTCTACAGAATCTACACATTTAATCAGAAAAAGAGGTAAAGAGGAAAGACTCTTGGTTAGAAACGCATAGAGGGTAATTCAGTCCAACTCATAGGAAAATATTGAATCAGTCGTATTTGGTGAGCTGACTACGGGTTTTCCACTCCCTTGATCTGAAGAATCCTATAAATGAAGACTACTTTTCTAATTCCATATTATTTTACTTTATCTTTCCCGGCATTCATTTTAACACGATTTATAAAGGCTGATACCAGTCTTACTAAAGGGGATACCATTCGGTCGATCCATCGGCCGGAAACGCTTAGATCATTTTATCTTATATGGAATGGTATCCCCTTAGTATGACTGGTATCAACCCTTATAAATCATGCACTTTAAGCTCTAGGTTgggaagttcaaaaaaaaaaaaaaaaggaaaaaacatacAAATCTACTATCTCATTTAGGGGTTTATATTAGTTTTGTTGTTCAAAGAAGGGCCGCAGtctaaatattttcttttaagggGTAAACATCAAATTATCCCTTGATCTGTACTAGGAAAGAGGTTCTTGATCTAAGTAAAAGATTAAGGATATTATTATTAACGAGAGTATATCTTTGTATCTTCCTTTCTTCTTACATTTTTCTAGGTTTTTACTGTAAACTTAGTAGTTTCTTCCTTAAACGATTCGGATTGTAAGATTGATAATCGTAGGAAGGAAAGATCTCCTTAACTAAGAAATCTAGTTATCATAACCTTGTTTTTGATGTCAGATTTGAAGTGTAGTTCCAAGGTTCTTGTTGTTCAGTAACAAAATGGAAGTATTAGATTTTAGGTTTTAATTGAATCATATGTActatttttgttaattttgtgAAGTATTCGTAACAGAAAAAAATGGGAGGATTCAGTGTGAGATGTAGAGTAGCGATTGTAGTAATAGTATCAGTGTGGATTGGTCTGGCTGCTTTATTTGATTTGTTAAAAAATGTTCCAAATGGTTGTATCATGACATATATGTATCCAACATACATTCCTGTACCTACACCTGCAAATGTTTCTTCTGTAAAGTATGGATTGTTCTTGTATCATGAAGGATGGAAAAAGATAGATTTCAGTGAGCATATCAAGAAACTTAGTGGTGTGCCCGTGCTTTTTATTCCAGGCAATGGTGGTAGCTATAAACAGGTAGTTCATTTTTATGCACTTCTTAATTGTGTTTATTGAATCCATTTTGTTGCTTGTTAGTAGTTCATTGTTACTTTTCAATGCTGACACTCTTATATATAATGTCAAGTTATTAGTACTTAATACTTAATTGCAGCATTTATCTGACAATTTTAGGGTTGAAAGTTGTTCAATGAATATGTCGTGTTCTGATTTCATTGTGTTCTGCTTAGAAATTCTTGGTTGAAACTGGAATTGCCAGATTTGGCCTGCAAATGATCTCAACGAACGTCAGCTCATGTATGAGATTCATCAGTATTATCATATAAAGACATAATTCATGTCATGTAAACAGAGATGATTAATGATGGATAGTGTCTAGAAGGAAATACTGCACTATAGAGTGTTATCTACCCTAAAGGAACATCAATGGATTCCACTAGCTTAGGATTACTTTAAAATAAGCATACAATTAAATCTGTGTACATGAATACAATTTGAGGTTATAAGAATATCACAAATGGAGGCATACGAGCTTGTGGGTTTCTATTTGTCTTGCAACATATAGCAACAATTATAATGACATTATCCTTATCTTAGTTTGCGGCATAGAGATTGATCAGTGCTAGATTCCTAGCAAGTGACTGGTTGCGAGCCTCTCCCGCTGAGTTGGAAGAGAGATTGGCAAAGAAACAAAACTTCCGCTGCGACTTTGGTTATTTAAACTCCTTAGAGGGCATGTATTTAATATCTCAAATACTAGAACTCGTTAAAAAACTGAGATAATCTGTCACACCTCTTTTCATCCTACTTTAACTTCCTGACAATCTTACCTTTTATAACTGAAGATAAGCACCTGCTAGTATGATGCATCACAACTTTTGATATTGGTATTTTTCGTACCACCTATTAATTTGGATATGTCAAGTTAATGCCTGATTTCTTCTCCACTATGCTCGTCGCATTATGGCCTTTCATCCCACCTATCAATTGGGTCTTGCTGCTATCCTTGTATGTATTTTCTTATCTGTCTTTTTGTTCCAGGTCCGTTCTGTGGGAGCAGAATCTGATAGGGCATATCAAGGGGGTCCGCTTGAGCGCACATATTATCACGAAGCATCATTAGCTTCTGAGGAAACTGAAAATAGGGATGTCGACGGTTTTACGTTACCCAACCAATATAGTTCGATGCTGGATTGGTTTGCTGTTGATCTTGAAGGAGAGCATTCTGCTATGGATGGTCGAATTCTTGAAGAACATACAGAATACGTTGTATATGCTATCCATAGGGTACCTTTTTTAACTATTTGTGTCGAGCGTTGTTTGAATTTGCCTAGTTTTCTCCCGAAGAACTTATTAGTATACTGTTTCATCCTCACACATAGTTATTGCCCTGTTATCAGTTGTTTATCTACTTCTGCATCCAGAGAAATCCTCTATTACTAGTATGTTGGATTATCTGAGTTTGTATGTGCGTGTTTATTGACCGAGCATTATGTTTCCTTTGTCTGTATGCATCTGTTTGGATTTGATGGAGGCTGGTTAAAATGGTTTGTGAGGGGAGACTCTTAATTTTTCAAAATTGTAGGACATTGTTATGTTTCAGGCTATAGAAAACCTGACCACCTTGGTATTTGGATACGTTTAGGATACTTGAACTGATGCTAAAAGTAAGGTGAAATGTCGTGATAAATTACAATAATAGTCACTGTACACAAGATTAGTTCCATTCATTTTTCGGGTTTTTTTAAGTAAAATTACGTGATGGGGATCTGCATTCCTGGTCTATCACGGATAGAACCATGGGTGCAAAACTGCTAATATTGGGCTTTTATGCTCTACCGATTTACCAGTAGTATTGAAGTTTTTACATTCTTGAGTTTCTTTGTTAAATCAGCATTTTTCTAGTCCTAATCAGCTCTGCCTCCTTAATCTTCATTCTTTTGTGTGCTCTTGAGATTTCaagttatatttatttttatatattgtttGCAGATATTAGATCAATATAAAGAGTCCCGTGAAGCTCGGTCTAAGGAAGGTGCTGAAACCACTGGAAGCTTACCAAGAAGTGTAATATTGGTTGGTCATTCTATGGGTGGTTTTGTAGCCAGAGCTGCAGTTGTGCATCCACATTTAAGGAAGGGAACAGTACAAACTGTTCTTACACTTTCAAGCCCACATCAGTAAGCTTTATTGATAATGAACAACGTCATCGTGGTTTTACGAACTAGTACTTCGGCTTGACCATCTTAGTGCTTAATGAGATAGAGTTTTTTTCTTTCAGGTCGCCTCCTGCAGCACTACAACCATCTTTGGGTCACTATTATTCTTACATAAATAAAGAATGGAGGGAAGGATATGAGGTCCAAGCTACCCATGGGGGCCGCTTGTTGCCGAAGTCTACACTCTCTGATGTTGTCGTTGTCTCCATTTCAGGCGGTATTCATGATTATCAGGTTATTTTACATACCACCTTCAGCGCTTCCTTTACTGTAAAGTGAAACTTATACATATAGTTTGTCCAACCACTTCAACCTGTAATTTCACAAAGACCGAGGGAAGCAGAATCAGGGTAACACTGCATTCTATAATGTGTGCTTTTCTTTGTTAATAAGACTTCTGTATAAGACATTCCTGAAGAATACTCAGCAAGGTCATATTAGACATTCATAATAAGACTTCTGTACAATCATATGTTTGTAAAGGTGCAGTAGGCTGCGTCTATACCAATAACAAAAGTTACCTGTCTTTGCAATAGGGCCACAGCTCTGTATATCTGATCATGAATGTTGCCTGACTTTCACTTACCTTATTATGCCAACTATGGATAAAAcccagcaactcttggttgtagatGATCATGCCTTTGCTATAGGAAGAAAAAATTATTAACACAGTTCATTCTTGAGAATATGCAAAGCATTATTTCAGCTGAATTATTTCTTTTAGCGAAAATATGCTTTATGCAATCTTGACAAGAGCAATGAAACAATTTTAAGAGGTTTTTTGGTCTTAATTTCCTTTGTAACATCAATCTGTTTTTAGTACTACTTTTGAGAAGCTGTGCACTGTTATTTGCATTTTCTTATAATTGTCTTTCTCATGTTGCAGGTTCGGCCAAAGTTAGAATCCCTTGATGGAATCGTGCCCTCAACTCACGGTTTTACAATAGGTACCATGGGAATGAGGAACGTGTGGGTTTCCATGGAACACCAGGCTATTCTATGGTGCAACCAAGTTGTTGTACAAGTGAGTGAAGTTTAATCTTGAAACACACAGCTTTTCTTACGGGCACTGATGGACTTTACTTCTCATTTCAGGTGTCACACACTCTTCTCACTATGATTGATACAGAAACTGGTCAACCATTTTCTAGTGTACCAAAAAGACTTACGGTGTTCTCCAAAATGTTTCGTAGTGGGATACCACAAAGTTTTAACTGGATGAGGCAGCTGCAACCTTCCAAGATTTCTACAGAAGTTCCTATTTTGGATAAAAGAATTGCTGCTGGTATTGTCTAAACATTTACTTATACAATTTTGCTGGCTAGGATGGTCATGTAAGAATTTATCATTTATCTAGTTTAATAATGTGGAAGCTTTGTTTAGTTGGTTCACTGTAATGTCTCAGGAGGAAGCCCACCGTTTGATTTCCTAGCTGCTCTTTATTGTTGCTCAATCACCAAGATTCTCTTGTACATTAGCCTGTCTTTTGCAATTGTAAGATTCCATTTAAAATATTACCTGGGATCCTGCCACCTTGACCATCATGCTATCAAGCATAAGTGACTGCAAGCCACATGAAAATAAAATCTTATTGCGGGAAGTCAACATACGCTATTTTATTCTAGAAAAACCAAGCATATAACTATCTCAAGGGTGTCTCACCACACATATCTACATGATGTTAGGTGTTGATTTGAGACATGCTATGTTGGTGGATCAGATAAGATGATTCTGCCTACAGAAAGACGATCATATGTAGAAAGTTCATATTCTTCAGTCATTGATAAACAGTTTGTTGTTAAATTTTGACACAGATGTTCTTTACGATCTTCAGCTACATGCATGATTAGTTAATTTCTAAAACGAAATGTACAATGTCTTTGTCCAACTTGAAGAATGTGGTCATGAAGGTCTTTGCTGTGGTAGAGAAGAGTTTTAATAAATTATTATTGATGCTTTTGAATTTATACTGTCCTTCTATTATGATCTCTTATGAACTTTTTATCTAAAGCCTTTTTGCCGTGTTTGCAGGATCTAGGGAAGAGTCTCTCTCCCCTTGCCCAAAATCAGTACGATGGAGTGATGATAGCCTTGAAAAGGACCTTTACATTCAGTCAACTACTTTTGCTGTTCTAGCAATGGATGGGAGGCGGCGGTGGTTGGACATCAAGAATCTGGTTAGCTTAATCAAATTTGTTTAATATGTGTGTATTTATGGATGATGCGTTATCTTCTGAATGGTGTCCTAATATTGTTAAATGCGGAAATACTGTGCCATGGTTGGGCATCAAAGAGCTTCCGCGACAAAACTTGTACTAGATTAGGGAGCTAACAGTTCTCGTATTATCCATTTTTGATACTTTTTGAGTGTAGTGCTTGCTGTTGTATTTTGTGAAAGACATTGTATTGACTGTTTGAATTTCATGCTTAGGGATCAAATGGAAAGAGCCactttatatttgttacaaaccttGTTCCATGTTCTGGGGTTAGACTTCATCTTTGGCCTGTAAAAGGCAAAATATCTTCAGAAGTACCTTCAAATCAAAAAATTATTGAGGTTACTTCGAAGATGGTGCAGATTCCAGCAGGACCAGCACCAAGGCAGGTACAAGATATGGATAACTCTCTTATTCCTTTTTTATAATTCTCAGTTATAACCATGTAAATACCTCCTCAATGGTTATTGAGCAAAGCCCTGCTTACATATTTTGTTTTGCAAAACTCTCACGAAGAAAGGCATTTAGTATATATTTATACTAGCATCGAGCTTAATTATGAATGTGGCAGACTTGTAATTCTGTGGACTTATGCTGTTGGCTTCGCAGATAGAACCAGGTAGCCAAACTGAACAAGCACCTCCATCATCAGTATTCCTCCTGGGACCTGAAGACATGGAAGGTTTCCGGTTCCTGACTATCTCAGTTGCACCTCGTCCGGTATTTTTCCGTACTGTTTAGTTAGAATATTATTAGTATTTTATGGCGATAGTAATTCAGCATTTATTAGGTCGCAGTGAAATCATAAGAACAATTGCTCATATGTTCTCCGCACTTGCAGTATGAAATTTGTGCATCCTAATTTTGTTTTAATCAAGCATTTCATAACCATTTTGTCATCAGAGTGTGTCAGGTAGGCCTCCACCAGCAGCGTCCATGGCAGTTGGTCAGTTCTTTAATCCCGAGGAAGGGAAGAGGGAATTCTCTCCTGCGTCTCTTTTACTTTCTAGCTACATTGATCAGGTTAAGTTTTGTTTCTTCATTCCCAGCTCTTATTGGTCAATTTGAGTTATTGACAACTGGATCTGTAACTTCTCATGCCGTGTTAACGTGTTCAAAAGGAACAACGGAGGAGTTAAAACTATAGTCTTAAACTTTTTGCAAAGAGTCTGAGAGAGTTTGTGTCTTATCTATAATTTGTTGATCAGGATGACATTACATTATATCCCGTGATTAGGATTTCAGAACAGATCAGGGAATGCTCCTATATTTCCGTATTGTGTCATTACTTATGAGGCTTCAACTCGTTAGTTTAGCATGATGTACTTATACAGAATATTGTTGCACATCACACAGGAGTTGCTGTTGGAGGAGGACCATCCTCTTGCTTTCAATCTATCGTTCTCCGTAAGCTTAGGTCTTTTGCCGATTACTATGTCTCTAAAAACCAGAGGCTGTGGAATAAAAAATTCTGGACTTCCAGTGGAAGAAGCAGGTGACGTCGAACATAGCAGTAAGGGTTTATACAGGCTTCTAACCTTTAGCGTAAACTTCTTGAATATTAGCTGTACGTGAAATTTATTTTCTTCGTGGATTTCTTATTGCAAAAATGCAAGTTATAAATGCGATTGCTGTATTAGCATGCAACACTCATATACCCAGTGAAGCCTAGAT encodes:
- the LOC113348913 gene encoding uncharacterized protein LOC113348913 isoform X1, producing the protein MGGFSVRCRVAIVVIVSVWIGLAALFDLLKNVPNGCIMTYMYPTYIPVPTPANVSSVKYGLFLYHEGWKKIDFSEHIKKLSGVPVLFIPGNGGSYKQVRSVGAESDRAYQGGPLERTYYHEASLASEETENRDVDGFTLPNQYSSMLDWFAVDLEGEHSAMDGRILEEHTEYVVYAIHRILDQYKESREARSKEGAETTGSLPRSVILVGHSMGGFVARAAVVHPHLRKGTVQTVLTLSSPHQSPPAALQPSLGHYYSYINKEWREGYEVQATHGGRLLPKSTLSDVVVVSISGGIHDYQVRPKLESLDGIVPSTHGFTIGTMGMRNVWVSMEHQAILWCNQVVVQVSHTLLTMIDTETGQPFSSVPKRLTVFSKMFRSGIPQSFNWMRQLQPSKISTEVPILDKRIAAGSREESLSPCPKSVRWSDDSLEKDLYIQSTTFAVLAMDGRRRWLDIKNLGSNGKSHFIFVTNLVPCSGVRLHLWPVKGKISSEVPSNQKIIEVTSKMVQIPAGPAPRQIEPGSQTEQAPPSSVFLLGPEDMEGFRFLTISVAPRPSVSGRPPPAASMAVGQFFNPEEGKREFSPASLLLSSYIDQELLLEEDHPLAFNLSFSVSLGLLPITMSLKTRGCGIKNSGLPVEEAGDVEHSRLCKLRCFPPAAVVWDPISGLQIIPNLYSETILVDSSPAFWASTPGSEKTTVMLMVDPHCSYKISASISITAAAGRFLLTYSSQIIGFSIAVIFFALMRQSRAWELDLPLPSMLAAVESNLIMPQSFVLVAVLPILISLVISLIISQPLPPFFSYVTVSLICYAFANGCVIILILISQLVFFAVAMVHTFLKLRWRGWEENLRFVVFRRLLTIICNLFSFKAVRILKGNPTLVTAVTAIILVSFVHPAFGLLVLLLSHALYCHTALCSFLGTSFRSHAQKEQQDSKTKHSDRSQHKIKSDGGLDPLLPVEENPLNSPNSARSYSDTQLEIFNFRHGMLILHLLAALMFVPSLVAWLQRIGLGQNLPWFWDSGICIFVILHGLSSSRGFDSLSFPLPGFRGREVGLSFVYLLAGYYCFLSALALTPYRSFYSMAIVGIISTAVRVIERKSREKGEVHLTSSRKHSHRH
- the LOC113348913 gene encoding uncharacterized protein LOC113348913 isoform X2, with product MGGFSVRCRVAIVVIVSVWIGLAALFDLLKNVPNGCIMTYMYPTYIPVPTPANVSSVKYGLFLYHEGWKKIDFSEHIKKLSGVPVLFIPGNGGSYKQVRSVGAESDRAYQGGPLERTYYHEASLASEETENRDVDGFTLPNQYSSMLDWFAVDLEGEHSAMDGRILEEHTEYVVYAIHRILDQYKESREARSKEGAETTGSLPRSVILVGHSMGGFVARAAVVHPHLRKGTVQTVLTLSSPHQSPPAALQPSLGHYYSYINKEWREGYEVQATHGGRLLPKSTLSDVVVVSISGGIHDYQVRPKLESLDGIVPSTHGFTIGTMGMRNVWVSMEHQAILWCNQVVVQVSHTLLTMIDTETGQPFSSVPKRLTVFSKMFRSGIPQSFNWMRQLQPSKISTEVPILDKRIAAGSREESLSPCPKSVRWSDDSLEKDLYIQSTTFAVLAMDGRRRWLDIKNLGSNGKSHFIFVTNLVPCSGVRLHLWPVKGKISSEVPSNQKIIEVTSKMVQIPAGPAPRQIEPGSQTEQAPPSSVFLLGPEDMEGFRFLTISVAPRPSVSGRPPPAASMAVGQFFNPEEGKREFSPASLLLSSYIDQELLLEEDHPLAFNLSFSVSLGLLPITMSLKTRGCGIKNSGLPVEEAGLCKLRCFPPAAVVWDPISGLQIIPNLYSETILVDSSPAFWASTPGSEKTTVMLMVDPHCSYKISASISITAAAGRFLLTYSSQIIGFSIAVIFFALMRQSRAWELDLPLPSMLAAVESNLIMPQSFVLVAVLPILISLVISLIISQPLPPFFSYVTVSLICYAFANGCVIILILISQLVFFAVAMVHTFLKLRWRGWEENLRFVVFRRLLTIICNLFSFKAVRILKGNPTLVTAVTAIILVSFVHPAFGLLVLLLSHALYCHTALCSFLGTSFRSHAQKEQQDSKTKHSDRSQHKIKSDGGLDPLLPVEENPLNSPNSARSYSDTQLEIFNFRHGMLILHLLAALMFVPSLVAWLQRIGLGQNLPWFWDSGICIFVILHGLSSSRGFDSLSFPLPGFRGREVGLSFVYLLAGYYCFLSALALTPYRSFYSMAIVGIISTAVRVIERKSREKGEVHLTSSRKHSHRH